From Pungitius pungitius chromosome 9, fPunPun2.1, whole genome shotgun sequence, one genomic window encodes:
- the LOC119217548 gene encoding uncharacterized protein LOC119217548 isoform X1: MAKGKAKTSNSSVGTAQPRSLRSKKREFPSDGLSETGDIQAARHQHQDTEGGGTTVDASLLQCHQSPLQESTVKALEEGEETATTNNDSLKLKGFKGHGDNNTNKVEKDKEEMTAKEFNTSPSKPCTDQLQVFSSISEEGDDAALEDQLGAEENSACHFEKKQEVSQEVPSNVCMTDVKENAKEAAAGFPAKKKRRMGMCGLTERERSHFLQTKKHENGQYVPDKDGEQIFNNTADLAAEEEIVSSISSPLAIQEGNVAEQEKAEMNLQSSQCGGEDRAEPEVQTAPTATEGTCVDPGCSKGNSCEVEGGERPGPEQTGAPKSDLPAVEKEEELLGNQLQQEHEGGTAEIVAEKLQEQWKAGNDGSAAVDRSAAITGSSQSEETENRDATEAALLQVNSVTRTRGEELTGGERDGGLAEAGASFTHAPSGGVTAAQPFEAPVTPSGSDIKDTCDSDGEPGSSTVNAEPPQTRDTSDPFGFGYLDYVSDSQLNTIILTEEEVMEREEDLCSADHEDATDLICGLIKELSTLKYRNSLFLHLNMISFGFCFLLGHLITFF; the protein is encoded by the exons ATGGccaaaggaaaagcaaagaccAGCAACAGCAGTG TTGGCACAGCCCAGCCTCGGTCCCTCAGGTCAAAGAAGAGAGAATTTCCTAGTGATGGACTCTCAGAGACTGGTGATATCCAGGCTGCTCGTCATCAGCATCAG gaCACTGAAGGAGGTGGGACAACAGTGGATGCCTCACTGTTACAATGCCACCAATCCCCTCTGCAGGAATCTACTGTTAAAGCACttgaagagggagaagagactGCAACTACCAACAATGACTCTCTGAAGCTAAAGGGCTTTAAAGGTCATGGCGATAACAATACCAACAAGGTTGAAAAGGATAAGGAGGAAATGACAGCAAAGGAATTTAACACATCACCATCCAAACCATGCACGGATCAACTCCAAGTCTTCTCATCAATCTCTGAAGAGGGTGATGATGCTGCTCTGGAGGATCAACTGGGTGCAGAGGAGAACTCTGCCtgtcattttgagaaaaaacaagaagTTAGTCAAGAGGTACCCAGCAATGTGTGCATGACTGATGTCAAGGAAAACGCGAAGGAGGCAGCAGCAGGGTTTCCGGCCAAAAAGAAGCGAAGGATGGGTATGTGTGGTCTGACAGAGAGGGAGCGCAGTCACTttttacaaaccaaaaaacatgaaaacggGCAGTATGTACCGGACAAAGATGGAGAGCAGATCTTTAATAACACAGCTGACCTTGCAGCTGAGGAAGAGATTGTATCGTCAATATCCTCCCCACTAGCAATCCAAGAAGGCAATGTTGCAGAGCAGGAAAAGGCAGAGATGAACCTTCAGTCTAGTCAATGTGGAGGGGAAGACAG GGCGGAACCTGAAGTCCAGACTGCTCCCACTGCCACAGAGGGAACTTGTGTCGATCCAGGCTGCTCAAAGGGAAACAGTTGTGAGGTGGAGGGAGGCGAAAGGCCCGGTCCAGAGCAAACTGGTGCCCCAAAGTCAGACCTACCTGCagtagagaaagaggaggagctttTGGGGAATCAGTTGCAGCAGGAACATGAGGGAGGCACTGCAGAGATTGTAGCTGAAAAACTTCAGGAGCAATGGAAAGCCGGGAATGATGGGTCAGCAGCAGTCGACCGGAGTGCTGCCATCACCGGTTCCTCGCAGAGTGAGGAGACCGAGAATCGTGACGCCACGGAGgctgctctgctgcaggtgaACAGTGTGACCAGGACAAGAGGGGAAGAGTTGACTGGTGGTGAAAGGGACGGTGGCCTAGCTGAGGCAGGCGCTTCATTCACACACGCACCGTCAGGAGGGGTCACGGCTGCGCAGCCTTTCGAGGCTCCGGTGACACCCAGTGGATCAGACATTAAAGACACT TGTGATTCTGATGGTGAGCCTGGTTCTTCTACTGTGAACGCTGAGCCCCCTCAGACCAGGGACACTTCTGACCCGTTTGGATTTGGATACTTGGATTACGTTTCAGACTCGCAGCTGAACACCATCATTCTGAC tgaggaggaggtgatggagagggaAGAAGATCTTTGTTCCGCAGATCATGAAGATGCTACAGACCTGATCTGTGGACTCATCAAAGAACTCTCCACTCTAAAGTATAGAAACTCATTATTCCTTCATTTAAACATGATctcttttggtttttgtttccttttgggCCACTTAATCACATTTTTCTAA
- the LOC119217548 gene encoding uncharacterized protein LOC119217548 isoform X3, translating into MAKGKAKTSNSSAQPRSLRSKKREFPSDGLSETGDIQAARHQHQDTEGGGTTVDASLLQCHQSPLQESTVKALEEGEETATTNNDSLKLKGFKGHGDNNTNKVEKDKEEMTAKEFNTSPSKPCTDQLQVFSSISEEGDDAALEDQLGAEENSACHFEKKQEVSQEVPSNVCMTDVKENAKEAAAGFPAKKKRRMGMCGLTERERSHFLQTKKHENGQYVPDKDGEQIFNNTADLAAEEEIVSSISSPLAIQEGNVAEQEKAEMNLQSSQCGGEDRAEPEVQTAPTATEGTCVDPGCSKGNSCEVEGGERPGPEQTGAPKSDLPAVEKEEELLGNQLQQEHEGGTAEIVAEKLQEQWKAGNDGSAAVDRSAAITGSSQSEETENRDATEAALLQVNSVTRTRGEELTGGERDGGLAEAGASFTHAPSGGVTAAQPFEAPVTPSGSDIKDTCDSDGEPGSSTVNAEPPQTRDTSDPFGFGYLDYVSDSQLNTIILTEEEVMEREEDLCSADHEDATDLICGLIKELSTLKYRNSLFLHLNMISFGFCFLLGHLITFF; encoded by the exons ATGGccaaaggaaaagcaaagaccAGCAACAGCAGTG CCCAGCCTCGGTCCCTCAGGTCAAAGAAGAGAGAATTTCCTAGTGATGGACTCTCAGAGACTGGTGATATCCAGGCTGCTCGTCATCAGCATCAG gaCACTGAAGGAGGTGGGACAACAGTGGATGCCTCACTGTTACAATGCCACCAATCCCCTCTGCAGGAATCTACTGTTAAAGCACttgaagagggagaagagactGCAACTACCAACAATGACTCTCTGAAGCTAAAGGGCTTTAAAGGTCATGGCGATAACAATACCAACAAGGTTGAAAAGGATAAGGAGGAAATGACAGCAAAGGAATTTAACACATCACCATCCAAACCATGCACGGATCAACTCCAAGTCTTCTCATCAATCTCTGAAGAGGGTGATGATGCTGCTCTGGAGGATCAACTGGGTGCAGAGGAGAACTCTGCCtgtcattttgagaaaaaacaagaagTTAGTCAAGAGGTACCCAGCAATGTGTGCATGACTGATGTCAAGGAAAACGCGAAGGAGGCAGCAGCAGGGTTTCCGGCCAAAAAGAAGCGAAGGATGGGTATGTGTGGTCTGACAGAGAGGGAGCGCAGTCACTttttacaaaccaaaaaacatgaaaacggGCAGTATGTACCGGACAAAGATGGAGAGCAGATCTTTAATAACACAGCTGACCTTGCAGCTGAGGAAGAGATTGTATCGTCAATATCCTCCCCACTAGCAATCCAAGAAGGCAATGTTGCAGAGCAGGAAAAGGCAGAGATGAACCTTCAGTCTAGTCAATGTGGAGGGGAAGACAG GGCGGAACCTGAAGTCCAGACTGCTCCCACTGCCACAGAGGGAACTTGTGTCGATCCAGGCTGCTCAAAGGGAAACAGTTGTGAGGTGGAGGGAGGCGAAAGGCCCGGTCCAGAGCAAACTGGTGCCCCAAAGTCAGACCTACCTGCagtagagaaagaggaggagctttTGGGGAATCAGTTGCAGCAGGAACATGAGGGAGGCACTGCAGAGATTGTAGCTGAAAAACTTCAGGAGCAATGGAAAGCCGGGAATGATGGGTCAGCAGCAGTCGACCGGAGTGCTGCCATCACCGGTTCCTCGCAGAGTGAGGAGACCGAGAATCGTGACGCCACGGAGgctgctctgctgcaggtgaACAGTGTGACCAGGACAAGAGGGGAAGAGTTGACTGGTGGTGAAAGGGACGGTGGCCTAGCTGAGGCAGGCGCTTCATTCACACACGCACCGTCAGGAGGGGTCACGGCTGCGCAGCCTTTCGAGGCTCCGGTGACACCCAGTGGATCAGACATTAAAGACACT TGTGATTCTGATGGTGAGCCTGGTTCTTCTACTGTGAACGCTGAGCCCCCTCAGACCAGGGACACTTCTGACCCGTTTGGATTTGGATACTTGGATTACGTTTCAGACTCGCAGCTGAACACCATCATTCTGAC tgaggaggaggtgatggagagggaAGAAGATCTTTGTTCCGCAGATCATGAAGATGCTACAGACCTGATCTGTGGACTCATCAAAGAACTCTCCACTCTAAAGTATAGAAACTCATTATTCCTTCATTTAAACATGATctcttttggtttttgtttccttttgggCCACTTAATCACATTTTTCTAA
- the LOC119217548 gene encoding uncharacterized protein LOC119217548 isoform X2, with the protein MAKGKAKTSNSSVGTAQPRSLRSKKREFPSDGLSETGDIQAARHQHQDTEGGGTTVDASLLQCHQSPLQESTVKALEEGEETATTNNDSLKLKGFKGHGDNNTNKVEKDKEEMTAKEFNTSPSKPCTDQLQVFSSISEEGDDAALEDQLGAEENSACHFEKKQEVSQEVPSNVCMTDVKENAKEAAAGFPAKKKRRMGMCGLTERERSHFLQTKKHENGQYVPDKDGEQIFNNTADLAAEEEIVSSISSPLAIQEGNVAEQEKAEMNLQSSQCGGEDRAEPEVQTAPTATEGTCVDPGCSKGNSCEVEGGERPGPEQTGAPKSDLPAVEKEEELLGNQLQQEHEGGTAEIVAEKLQEQWKAGNDGSAAVDRSAAITGSSQSEETENRDATEAALLQVNSVTRTRGEELTGGERDGGLAEAGASFTHAPSGGVTAAQPFEAPVTPSGSDIKDTCDSDGEPGSSTVNAEPPQTRDTSDPFGFGYLDYVSDSQLNTIILTEEEVMEREEDLCSADHEDATDLICGLIKELSTLNRRVMVIHRELENQRRSKGSRGCKR; encoded by the exons ATGGccaaaggaaaagcaaagaccAGCAACAGCAGTG TTGGCACAGCCCAGCCTCGGTCCCTCAGGTCAAAGAAGAGAGAATTTCCTAGTGATGGACTCTCAGAGACTGGTGATATCCAGGCTGCTCGTCATCAGCATCAG gaCACTGAAGGAGGTGGGACAACAGTGGATGCCTCACTGTTACAATGCCACCAATCCCCTCTGCAGGAATCTACTGTTAAAGCACttgaagagggagaagagactGCAACTACCAACAATGACTCTCTGAAGCTAAAGGGCTTTAAAGGTCATGGCGATAACAATACCAACAAGGTTGAAAAGGATAAGGAGGAAATGACAGCAAAGGAATTTAACACATCACCATCCAAACCATGCACGGATCAACTCCAAGTCTTCTCATCAATCTCTGAAGAGGGTGATGATGCTGCTCTGGAGGATCAACTGGGTGCAGAGGAGAACTCTGCCtgtcattttgagaaaaaacaagaagTTAGTCAAGAGGTACCCAGCAATGTGTGCATGACTGATGTCAAGGAAAACGCGAAGGAGGCAGCAGCAGGGTTTCCGGCCAAAAAGAAGCGAAGGATGGGTATGTGTGGTCTGACAGAGAGGGAGCGCAGTCACTttttacaaaccaaaaaacatgaaaacggGCAGTATGTACCGGACAAAGATGGAGAGCAGATCTTTAATAACACAGCTGACCTTGCAGCTGAGGAAGAGATTGTATCGTCAATATCCTCCCCACTAGCAATCCAAGAAGGCAATGTTGCAGAGCAGGAAAAGGCAGAGATGAACCTTCAGTCTAGTCAATGTGGAGGGGAAGACAG GGCGGAACCTGAAGTCCAGACTGCTCCCACTGCCACAGAGGGAACTTGTGTCGATCCAGGCTGCTCAAAGGGAAACAGTTGTGAGGTGGAGGGAGGCGAAAGGCCCGGTCCAGAGCAAACTGGTGCCCCAAAGTCAGACCTACCTGCagtagagaaagaggaggagctttTGGGGAATCAGTTGCAGCAGGAACATGAGGGAGGCACTGCAGAGATTGTAGCTGAAAAACTTCAGGAGCAATGGAAAGCCGGGAATGATGGGTCAGCAGCAGTCGACCGGAGTGCTGCCATCACCGGTTCCTCGCAGAGTGAGGAGACCGAGAATCGTGACGCCACGGAGgctgctctgctgcaggtgaACAGTGTGACCAGGACAAGAGGGGAAGAGTTGACTGGTGGTGAAAGGGACGGTGGCCTAGCTGAGGCAGGCGCTTCATTCACACACGCACCGTCAGGAGGGGTCACGGCTGCGCAGCCTTTCGAGGCTCCGGTGACACCCAGTGGATCAGACATTAAAGACACT TGTGATTCTGATGGTGAGCCTGGTTCTTCTACTGTGAACGCTGAGCCCCCTCAGACCAGGGACACTTCTGACCCGTTTGGATTTGGATACTTGGATTACGTTTCAGACTCGCAGCTGAACACCATCATTCTGAC tgaggaggaggtgatggagagggaAGAAGATCTTTGTTCCGCAGATCATGAAGATGCTACAGACCTGATCTGTGGACTCATCAAAGAACTCTCCACTCTAAA TCGTAGGGTCATGGTCATCCACAGAGAGCTGGAGAATCAGCGCCGCAGTAAAGGTTCAAGAGGCTGCAAACGTTGA